Proteins from a single region of Desulfobacter postgatei 2ac9:
- a CDS encoding cation:proton antiporter domain-containing protein: MGIASDIAIIVVAGLIGGLVAQWLRQPLILGYIVIGVMVGPFTGGVTVSNIHDIELLAEIGVALLLFALGLEFSLKELKPVARIALIGTPIQMLLSILLGFGIGTILNWPFTDSLWFGGLIALSSTMVILKTLMSQGRIGTLSSRVMIGMLIIQDLAVVPLMIILPQLNQPEAGLPVLGWAAVKAGTFLFLMIFIGTRLIPKLLAYIARRNSRELFLLAITAIGLGVGYGTYLFGLSFAFGAFVAGMVLSESDYGHQALSDIIPLRDIFGLLFFVSVGMLLDPIFLVNHWQTILIVVLFVSAGKGLIFSVLSRLFGYGNVIPLALGLSMFQVGEFSFVLARVGISTQSISNDLYSLTLATAIVTMLLTPLVSGLTAPLYGLRKRMFKKEPVQTINLPETGLRNHVVIAGGGRIGFHIGQVLQRLDQPFVIIEIDYRRVSQVKSKGFPVIYGDVTRDVVLEAGSVKEANLVLITTPRIDVTGPACHQIRLLNPTVNIVARAEGIDQMQALHDQGIQEVVQPEFEAGLQFTRQALLYLNIPPTDIQKYTDSFRRELYAPLFKISQGGKTLSQLQKACDLLEFNWVKLVADSPVIGRTIKELELRTKTGISVVGVMHDGVLQPNPVADYQFKPGELIAVMGNAQQLADFQTLILPPQ, encoded by the coding sequence ATGGGTATAGCATCTGATATTGCCATTATTGTTGTGGCCGGTTTAATTGGCGGCCTTGTCGCCCAGTGGTTAAGACAGCCTTTAATCTTGGGATACATTGTGATCGGCGTCATGGTTGGCCCGTTTACCGGGGGTGTCACTGTCTCGAATATCCATGATATTGAATTGTTAGCCGAGATTGGTGTTGCGCTTCTGCTTTTTGCTCTGGGACTGGAATTTTCACTGAAGGAATTAAAACCTGTTGCCCGGATTGCTTTGATCGGCACCCCGATACAGATGCTATTGTCAATTCTCCTTGGTTTTGGCATCGGTACAATATTGAACTGGCCTTTTACCGATTCGCTCTGGTTTGGCGGACTCATTGCCTTATCCAGTACCATGGTGATTCTTAAAACACTGATGAGCCAGGGCCGAATAGGCACCCTTTCAAGCCGGGTCATGATCGGCATGCTGATTATCCAGGATCTGGCAGTTGTTCCTTTGATGATTATTCTGCCCCAGTTAAATCAACCGGAAGCCGGGCTACCCGTGCTTGGCTGGGCAGCGGTCAAGGCGGGGACATTCCTGTTTCTGATGATTTTTATCGGGACACGGCTCATTCCAAAATTACTGGCCTACATTGCAAGACGCAATAGCAGGGAGTTGTTTTTGCTGGCAATCACCGCAATTGGCCTGGGCGTGGGATATGGCACCTATTTATTTGGATTGTCCTTTGCCTTTGGTGCGTTTGTTGCCGGCATGGTGCTTAGCGAATCTGATTACGGTCACCAGGCACTGAGCGATATTATTCCTCTGCGTGATATTTTTGGTTTGCTTTTTTTTGTATCGGTGGGCATGCTCCTGGATCCGATTTTTTTGGTTAATCACTGGCAGACAATCCTGATTGTGGTTTTATTTGTATCCGCAGGCAAGGGCCTTATTTTCAGCGTATTGAGCCGCTTATTCGGGTATGGCAACGTCATTCCGCTGGCTTTGGGGTTAAGCATGTTCCAGGTGGGAGAGTTTTCATTTGTTTTGGCCCGGGTCGGTATCAGCACCCAATCCATATCCAACGATCTCTATTCTCTGACACTGGCAACCGCAATTGTAACCATGTTATTGACACCGCTTGTTTCCGGACTGACCGCGCCATTGTACGGATTGCGAAAGCGAATGTTTAAAAAAGAGCCGGTACAGACCATCAATTTACCTGAAACAGGCTTGCGCAACCATGTGGTCATTGCAGGCGGAGGGCGGATCGGATTTCACATAGGCCAGGTTCTCCAGCGCCTGGACCAGCCCTTTGTCATTATTGAGATCGATTACCGGCGGGTAAGCCAGGTCAAGAGCAAGGGGTTTCCGGTTATTTACGGGGATGTGACCCGGGATGTTGTTCTCGAAGCCGGCAGCGTAAAAGAGGCCAATCTTGTACTCATTACCACACCCAGGATTGATGTAACCGGTCCCGCCTGCCATCAGATTCGCCTTTTAAACCCCACGGTAAATATTGTGGCAAGGGCTGAAGGGATAGATCAGATGCAGGCCCTGCATGACCAGGGCATCCAGGAAGTGGTTCAGCCCGAATTTGAGGCCGGACTGCAATTTACCCGCCAGGCCCTGCTCTATTTAAATATTCCGCCCACGGATATCCAGAAATATACCGATTCTTTTCGCAGGGAGCTGTATGCACCGCTTTTCAAGATCAGCCAGGGGGGTAAAACTCTGTCTCAACTGCAGAAAGCATGTGATTTATTGGAATTTAACTGGGTAAAACTGGTGGCCGACAGCCCTGTGATTGGCCGGACAATCAAAGAGTTGGAGCTTCGTACCAAGACCGGCATATCCGTGGTTGGTGTGATGCATGACGGCGTGCTGCAACCCAATCCGGTTGCGGATTATCAGTTCAAACCAGGGGAATTAATTGCGGTCATGGGCAATGCCCAGCAACTGGCAGATTTTCAAACGCTGATTTTACCGCCACAATAA
- a CDS encoding sensor histidine kinase, whose protein sequence is MVNLKFEWNKVVSHIPRRSIKFKIFLVSLLPTIALIAAAFFNHQYLTILGESAEQILSKNYKSIKAAQESRKLLEEIRNLFLAPVNRTERLADIPPGLVKKISDALDICRDNITEKGELELIDRLLERYSQYKKAAALLDKRKSKVWNEQEIFDIFAITAEMILTIDELVSVNEQAMERAEIETRTLAAQAQRNAVIFFGIIIVTLSSLNYFFSHRIVMPMIKLADQLSKIKEGSGDYPDMAIKADDEIGVLAGAFNQLFQRISHYDNHRDNIIAAEKEKVRQSEEAKVRFIADISHQLKTPMTSLSMSLGLLHSRGEKLIPEKQKKLYDTAFDDCSRLATLINELVDVSRLETMSQPRPKETLNIKMVITESVAPLVKQAEKKGISIHLDIPDNLPDVTIDSFRFPWVITNLIGNALRYTSKGAIIIFRAYRQGQRCYFQCSDTGEGIKPEYLPHIFDRFTQFSERGKSGTVGLGLAIVKDIIDQHGGDIKVKSRVGEGTVFTFWIPGSIKENTDE, encoded by the coding sequence ATGGTCAACCTAAAATTTGAATGGAACAAAGTGGTATCACATATCCCAAGGCGATCAATAAAATTCAAAATTTTTCTGGTAAGCCTTTTGCCAACCATTGCGCTGATCGCAGCCGCATTTTTCAACCATCAATATCTAACAATCCTGGGAGAAAGCGCAGAACAAATTCTGTCCAAAAACTACAAAAGCATCAAGGCAGCCCAGGAGAGCAGAAAATTATTAGAAGAGATACGAAATCTTTTTCTTGCGCCGGTTAACAGGACAGAGCGTTTAGCGGATATACCCCCGGGGCTTGTAAAAAAAATTTCTGATGCGCTTGATATCTGCAGAGACAACATCACGGAAAAGGGAGAACTTGAACTTATTGATCGACTGCTTGAACGTTATTCTCAATATAAAAAAGCAGCCGCTCTCTTAGACAAAAGAAAATCAAAAGTATGGAATGAGCAGGAAATTTTCGACATATTTGCCATTACGGCAGAGATGATTCTGACGATTGATGAGCTTGTCTCAGTGAACGAGCAGGCTATGGAGCGGGCCGAAATAGAGACCCGAACCCTTGCAGCACAGGCCCAGAGAAATGCCGTGATATTTTTTGGAATTATTATTGTAACGCTATCGAGTTTAAATTATTTTTTTTCACACAGAATCGTAATGCCGATGATTAAATTGGCCGATCAACTATCTAAAATCAAAGAAGGAAGTGGCGACTATCCCGATATGGCTATAAAAGCCGATGATGAAATCGGTGTCCTTGCAGGAGCGTTTAATCAACTTTTCCAAAGGATTTCACACTATGACAATCACCGGGATAATATTATTGCTGCAGAAAAAGAAAAGGTACGACAGAGCGAAGAGGCAAAAGTCAGATTCATTGCTGATATCTCCCATCAGTTGAAAACACCTATGACATCATTAAGCATGAGTCTGGGGTTGCTGCATAGCCGAGGGGAAAAGTTAATTCCTGAAAAACAAAAAAAGCTCTATGATACCGCCTTTGACGATTGTTCGAGACTGGCGACTCTGATTAATGAGCTGGTGGATGTTTCCCGCCTTGAAACCATGTCCCAACCCCGCCCTAAAGAGACCCTGAATATTAAAATGGTGATTACCGAATCTGTCGCCCCCTTGGTAAAACAGGCTGAGAAAAAAGGGATTTCAATTCATCTGGATATCCCGGATAATTTGCCTGACGTCACCATTGACTCCTTTCGATTCCCCTGGGTCATAACAAATTTGATTGGAAATGCGTTGAGGTATACCTCAAAAGGAGCGATCATAATTTTCAGGGCCTACCGGCAGGGTCAACGATGCTATTTCCAATGTTCCGATACAGGGGAAGGAATAAAGCCTGAATATCTTCCGCACATTTTTGACCGGTTCACCCAGTTTTCAGAACGGGGGAAAAGCGGCACCGTCGGTCTGGGCCTGGCCATTGTAAAAGACATCATTGACCAGCACGGCGGGGATATCAAGGTGAAAAGCCGGGTGGGTGAAGGAACGGTTTTTACATTCTGGATACCCGGCAGCATTAAGGAGAATACAGATGAATAA
- a CDS encoding sigma-54-dependent transcriptional regulator: MNKVLIIDDDSNIMTTLEIYFEENHFKVFSAETAEKGLACAKSQLPDLILLDLKLPDKNGLDVLQEIIESGIKTQVLMITAYASIETAVSAVKMGAFDYLPKPFVPGQLDLVLEKIKRFSQMENEIASLKGLFSEGGFITRNSRLLKILKTAGQVSDSDATILIGGESGTGKSLLARLIHDWSPRSEKPFVVVDCAAFQENLLESDLFGHVRGAFTGAVKDKLGKLKLADGGTVFLDEVSEIPKSIQGKLLRFIQEHKYECIGDPKPRSVNVRIIAATNRDLEAMVEDGVFRKDLYFRLNVMELFLPPLRERPEDIKLLSEMLLKKSCRVNGKTIRSMDQSALERLQAYPWPGNVRELANTIERAVITATGKVLIDKDLSPGILNYNPDQNTHEGLECLDEIEKQHIRKVIMNTVSLDEAAKILGIDPATLWRKRKKYQLD, encoded by the coding sequence ATGAATAAAGTCCTGATCATTGACGATGATTCCAATATTATGACGACACTGGAGATTTATTTTGAAGAGAATCATTTTAAGGTCTTCAGCGCAGAAACGGCAGAGAAAGGGCTTGCGTGTGCCAAGAGCCAGCTTCCTGATTTAATTCTGCTGGATCTGAAACTGCCCGACAAGAACGGCCTGGATGTTCTCCAGGAAATTATTGAAAGCGGAATCAAAACCCAGGTGCTGATGATTACGGCGTATGCCAGTATAGAAACCGCTGTGAGTGCAGTGAAAATGGGGGCATTTGACTATTTGCCCAAACCTTTTGTTCCGGGACAGTTGGATCTTGTGCTGGAGAAAATCAAGCGGTTCAGCCAAATGGAAAACGAAATTGCTTCCCTCAAGGGTCTCTTCTCCGAAGGTGGATTTATAACCCGCAATTCAAGGCTTCTGAAAATTCTTAAAACAGCAGGACAGGTTTCGGATTCTGATGCCACCATACTCATCGGCGGTGAGAGTGGAACCGGTAAAAGCCTTCTGGCCAGGCTCATTCATGACTGGAGCCCCCGATCGGAAAAACCATTTGTCGTGGTGGACTGTGCGGCCTTTCAGGAAAATCTGCTGGAGAGTGATCTTTTCGGCCATGTTAGGGGGGCCTTTACCGGAGCGGTCAAGGATAAGCTTGGTAAACTCAAGCTTGCGGACGGGGGGACTGTCTTTCTTGACGAGGTGTCTGAAATCCCGAAATCGATTCAGGGAAAACTGCTCCGTTTTATTCAGGAGCATAAGTATGAATGTATCGGAGACCCGAAGCCAAGATCTGTGAATGTTCGTATCATTGCTGCAACCAACAGAGATCTGGAGGCTATGGTCGAGGATGGTGTGTTCAGAAAGGATCTTTACTTTCGTCTCAATGTGATGGAGCTTTTTCTGCCGCCGCTCAGGGAACGTCCGGAGGATATAAAGCTGCTGTCTGAAATGCTATTGAAAAAATCTTGCCGGGTAAACGGCAAAACGATCCGAAGTATGGACCAGTCTGCACTGGAGAGATTGCAGGCTTATCCCTGGCCGGGCAATGTCAGGGAGCTTGCCAATACCATTGAGCGGGCCGTAATTACAGCGACGGGTAAAGTGCTCATAGACAAGGATCTATCCCCCGGTATATTAAACTATAATCCGGACCAGAATACGCATGAAGGATTGGAATGTCTGGATGAAATTGAAAAACAGCATATCCGGAAAGTCATTATGAACACGGTATCCCTTGACGAAGCGGCTAAAATACTGGGGATTGATCCTGCAACGTTGTGGCGAAAAAGAAAAAAATATCAGCTTGACTGA
- a CDS encoding CHASE3 domain-containing protein, which produces MLLLKMMADMTLKKKILTGYGVAFTLMGLVVAWSVANLVSLGNASDAILSENYRSILAAQNMVDALLKKILICSLLPDQMPQSRGFCEISVSPLSCLSQATSNHPDLIVIFFNSRDIQGHKEVIEYYKNPKVVS; this is translated from the coding sequence TTGCTTTTACTCAAAATGATGGCTGATATGACATTAAAAAAGAAAATTCTGACCGGGTACGGTGTGGCCTTTACCCTCATGGGACTTGTGGTCGCATGGTCAGTCGCCAATCTCGTCTCCCTGGGCAACGCCTCGGATGCAATCCTGAGTGAGAATTACAGAAGCATCCTGGCTGCGCAAAACATGGTGGATGCCCTCTTAAAAAAAATATTGATCTGCTCGCTCCTCCCGGATCAGATGCCTCAAAGCCGGGGCTTCTGTGAGATATCCGTCAGCCCTTTAAGCTGCTTGAGCCAGGCGACATCAAACCATCCGGATCTGATTGTCATCTTTTTTAACAGCAGAGATATCCAGGGGCACAAAGAGGTGATTGAATATTACAAGAACCCCAAGGTGGTATCATGA
- a CDS encoding TrkH family potassium uptake protein → MTLRRKLLKLHPAALILISFLALILIGTLLLSLPVSSKSAPLQVIDALFTSTSAVCVTGLAVVDTGTRFTLFGQIIILVLIQMGGLGVMTLSVLLFRIIGRKTFYHQRMAVQDMFLHTPQDDIFKIVKNIIYMTFCIETAGAVLLAIYWSRTMPVHEAVYTALFHAISAFCNAGFSLFPDSLSTFGDSYLLNFTICMLIVTGGIGFSVLYEFKNWIKLRKKKRFRFSVQTRIVLLTTAILIVGGTVWLFILERQGILDGKSPAYQFLVALFQSITCRTAGFNTVDISALNEATIAMMLVLMFFGASPGSCGGGVKTTTLALLTATTITRIKRMQRVNLFKKSIPDETVRRASTLIIVSVGIIGMVLFMILSEGAITGRSLGGEFLPYLFEVVSAFGTVGLSLGVTADLSVWGKFWIVITMIIGRVGILTFSYIIIGTNPTNGFERAEENMMIG, encoded by the coding sequence ATGACCCTACGACGCAAGCTGTTGAAACTGCATCCGGCGGCACTGATTCTGATCAGCTTTCTTGCGCTCATTCTGATCGGCACACTTTTATTGAGCCTGCCGGTTTCTTCGAAGAGCGCTCCGCTGCAAGTCATAGACGCCTTATTTACCTCGACCTCGGCGGTCTGCGTTACCGGACTGGCTGTGGTGGATACCGGAACCCGGTTCACCCTTTTCGGCCAAATCATTATTCTCGTTCTCATCCAGATGGGGGGGCTGGGGGTCATGACGCTCTCAGTACTCCTCTTCCGGATAATCGGCAGGAAAACCTTCTATCATCAGCGGATGGCGGTACAGGATATGTTTTTGCACACGCCCCAGGATGATATTTTCAAAATCGTCAAAAACATTATCTATATGACTTTTTGCATCGAAACTGCCGGCGCCGTTCTTTTAGCGATTTACTGGAGCCGGACAATGCCGGTTCATGAAGCCGTCTATACTGCTCTCTTCCATGCCATATCTGCCTTTTGCAATGCCGGTTTTTCCCTGTTCCCGGACAGTCTTTCTACCTTCGGTGACAGTTATCTTCTAAATTTTACCATCTGTATGCTTATCGTGACCGGCGGCATCGGTTTTTCGGTATTGTATGAATTTAAAAACTGGATAAAGCTCAGAAAGAAAAAACGGTTCCGATTTTCGGTGCAGACCAGGATCGTATTGTTGACCACGGCCATTCTGATCGTTGGTGGTACGGTTTGGTTATTCATCCTTGAACGACAGGGGATTCTGGATGGCAAATCCCCGGCATACCAATTCCTGGTTGCCCTGTTTCAATCCATTACCTGCCGGACGGCCGGATTCAATACCGTTGATATTTCTGCACTCAACGAAGCAACCATCGCCATGATGCTGGTCCTGATGTTCTTCGGGGCCTCACCAGGGTCCTGCGGGGGCGGCGTGAAAACAACCACCCTGGCATTGCTGACCGCCACAACCATCACCCGGATCAAGCGGATGCAACGGGTGAATCTGTTTAAAAAAAGCATTCCGGATGAAACCGTTCGCCGCGCCTCAACCCTGATTATAGTCTCGGTTGGAATCATCGGCATGGTATTGTTCATGATTCTTTCAGAAGGGGCTATCACCGGGCGAAGCCTTGGCGGAGAATTTCTGCCTTATCTCTTCGAAGTGGTATCTGCCTTTGGAACCGTCGGACTCTCTCTCGGGGTTACGGCGGATTTAAGTGTATGGGGAAAATTCTGGATTGTTATAACCATGATTATCGGCAGGGTAGGGATTTTAACCTTCTCATACATCATCATCGGGACCAATCCGACAAATGGTTTTGAACGGGCCGAAGAGAATATGATGATCGGATAA
- a CDS encoding potassium channel family protein, whose product MKRFTVIGLGNFGFYAAKALYEDGNEVIAVDMDKNRVQAVDAHCTEAILMEATDKEKLKALGLETMDGVIVSTGTKISVSILICLHLHEMGVKQILAKALDDDHAKILKKVGATKIIHPERDVALRISQSLSRPNIMDFIPLSEGFDLVHIEPPAEFIGKTLKEINLRAKFNVYIIAIKELVPENFVLVPPPEFVIKDSDMLMMLGKSVDIKRIKALKG is encoded by the coding sequence ATGAAACGATTCACAGTGATAGGGTTAGGGAATTTTGGATTTTATGCGGCCAAAGCTTTATACGAGGACGGTAATGAAGTTATTGCCGTGGATATGGATAAGAACCGCGTGCAGGCCGTGGATGCGCATTGCACCGAAGCGATCCTCATGGAGGCCACGGACAAGGAAAAATTAAAAGCCCTTGGCCTGGAAACCATGGACGGCGTGATTGTATCCACCGGCACCAAGATCAGCGTCAGTATACTGATATGCCTCCATCTGCACGAGATGGGGGTCAAGCAAATTTTGGCAAAAGCCCTGGATGATGATCACGCCAAAATACTTAAAAAAGTGGGTGCCACTAAAATCATTCATCCGGAAAGGGATGTGGCATTGCGGATTTCCCAGAGTTTATCCCGACCGAATATTATGGATTTCATTCCTCTTTCTGAAGGATTTGATCTTGTACACATAGAACCGCCGGCAGAATTTATCGGAAAAACCTTGAAGGAGATCAACCTGCGGGCAAAGTTCAATGTTTATATTATCGCCATTAAAGAATTGGTTCCTGAAAATTTTGTTTTGGTGCCGCCCCCTGAATTTGTGATCAAAGACAGTGATATGCTCATGATGCTCGGAAAATCCGTGGATATCAAACGAATTAAGGCATTAAAAGGATGA
- a CDS encoding ABC transporter permease, translating to MKTLRRLTALILKELLTIMKDPKSRFVVIAPPIIQFFIFSYAATFDLENVRYAVFDECRSVLSRSFLADVEGTGRFRLAAHLENAGQVEETIDDEKARLVIHIGSQFEENLRSGRSVEIQIIADGRSPNVAMIAIGYLGTIVENFNKALLEQGITQGSGPGLALVERAWFNENLSSRWFMVSALGGVISTVVVMILTSLSVAREREFGTFDQLLVAPFSPVEILVGKSIPGILFGMLDALIFAGGAVLWFHIPFRGTISALMVSLLCFIITIVGVGLLVSSLSTTMQQGLLGAFLFLMPAITLSGLATPVENMPMWLQQADMLNPVCHIITALRRIFLEGADLTMIWPQIWPLLIMASITLPLAAWLFRRRSV from the coding sequence ATGAAGACCCTCAGACGCCTGACCGCCCTGATATTAAAGGAACTTCTCACCATCATGAAGGATCCAAAAAGCCGGTTTGTGGTGATTGCGCCGCCCATTATACAGTTCTTTATCTTCAGCTATGCCGCCACCTTTGACCTGGAAAATGTCCGATATGCCGTGTTTGACGAATGCCGGTCCGTGCTGTCCCGGTCATTTCTGGCCGATGTTGAAGGCACAGGACGGTTCAGGCTCGCAGCGCATCTTGAAAATGCCGGACAAGTCGAAGAGACCATTGACGATGAAAAAGCCCGGCTGGTGATCCATATCGGGTCTCAATTTGAGGAAAATCTGCGATCCGGACGATCTGTAGAGATCCAGATCATTGCCGACGGCAGGAGCCCCAATGTGGCCATGATTGCCATTGGGTACCTTGGCACCATTGTGGAAAATTTTAATAAAGCCCTTTTAGAACAAGGCATAACCCAAGGCAGCGGGCCTGGGCTGGCCCTGGTGGAACGGGCCTGGTTCAACGAAAACCTGAGCAGCCGGTGGTTCATGGTCTCAGCGCTTGGCGGGGTGATCAGCACGGTGGTGGTGATGATCCTCACCAGCCTCTCCGTTGCCAGGGAGCGGGAGTTCGGCACCTTTGACCAGCTTCTGGTGGCCCCGTTCAGTCCGGTGGAAATCCTGGTGGGCAAATCCATACCCGGCATTCTCTTTGGCATGCTGGACGCCCTGATCTTTGCCGGCGGCGCAGTACTCTGGTTTCACATTCCCTTCCGGGGAACGATCAGCGCCCTTATGGTTTCCCTTTTATGCTTTATCATCACCATCGTGGGCGTCGGCCTGCTGGTGTCGTCTTTGTCCACCACCATGCAGCAGGGGCTTTTAGGCGCATTTTTGTTCCTGATGCCTGCGATTACGTTGTCAGGACTTGCCACGCCCGTGGAAAACATGCCCATGTGGCTTCAGCAGGCAGACATGCTCAATCCGGTATGCCACATCATCACAGCCCTTCGCAGGATCTTTCTTGAGGGTGCGGATCTTACGATGATCTGGCCTCAAATCTGGCCGTTACTGATCATGGCGAGCATCACCCTGCCCCTGGCAGCCTGGTTGTTCAGACGTCGATCAGTATAA
- a CDS encoding ABC transporter permease, whose translation MTRFFMRLFGVLRKETLQILRDPSSIILALIMPMVLLIIFGYGVSLDAEHVPMVLVNHDKGPMSRELAARFAGSANFKIRTAESMAQAQSLVLARKAEGIILLQNNFTAILEGAAEGTGTGYRAPVQLIINGTDANRARLIEGYMKTIGAKWASIRVARGQTAVVPLVSISQRIWFNEAAISRHFLIPGLITLIMTLIGILLTALVIAREWERGTMEAMLVTPLRKVEILLGKIVPYYLLGMFGMVMSVVVGTTLFGVPFRGSVGALVGLSSLFMLTCLGFGLFLSAAIRIQFVAAQISIVAGYLPAFFLSGLIFDLESTPKFIQIISYIFPARYFVTIAHTLFAAGDIWSVLLPNALVLAFMAFLFLGLAFRKISKRLE comes from the coding sequence ATGACCCGATTTTTCATGCGCCTTTTCGGGGTGCTGCGCAAGGAAACCCTCCAGATCTTAAGGGACCCAAGCTCCATCATCCTGGCCCTGATCATGCCCATGGTTTTGCTGATAATTTTCGGATATGGGGTGAGCCTGGATGCCGAACATGTGCCCATGGTGCTTGTCAATCATGACAAAGGTCCCATGTCCCGGGAGCTTGCGGCACGCTTTGCCGGTTCCGCCAATTTCAAAATAAGGACTGCAGAGAGCATGGCCCAGGCGCAATCCCTTGTGCTGGCACGCAAGGCCGAAGGTATTATCCTGTTACAAAATAATTTCACGGCGATTCTTGAAGGCGCAGCTGAAGGAACGGGTACAGGATACAGGGCCCCGGTCCAGTTGATCATCAACGGCACCGACGCCAACCGCGCCCGGCTCATTGAAGGCTATATGAAAACCATTGGTGCCAAATGGGCATCCATACGGGTGGCCCGGGGGCAAACCGCCGTGGTTCCCCTGGTCTCCATATCCCAGCGCATCTGGTTCAACGAGGCTGCCATCAGTCGACACTTTCTGATTCCAGGCTTGATCACCTTGATCATGACGCTCATCGGCATCCTTCTGACGGCCCTGGTCATTGCCCGGGAATGGGAGCGTGGCACCATGGAAGCCATGCTGGTAACGCCCCTGCGCAAGGTGGAGATCCTGTTGGGAAAGATTGTGCCCTATTATTTGCTGGGCATGTTCGGCATGGTCATGTCCGTGGTGGTGGGCACAACCCTTTTCGGAGTGCCTTTCCGGGGTTCCGTGGGTGCGCTTGTGGGGTTAAGTTCCCTGTTCATGCTCACCTGCCTTGGGTTCGGGCTTTTTCTTTCCGCGGCCATTCGCATCCAGTTTGTGGCGGCCCAGATCTCCATTGTGGCCGGTTATTTACCGGCATTTTTTCTCTCCGGCCTGATATTTGATCTTGAATCCACACCGAAATTCATCCAGATCATCAGCTATATTTTCCCGGCCCGGTATTTTGTCACCATCGCCCATACCCTGTTTGCCGCAGGAGATATCTGGTCGGTGCTGCTGCCCAATGCCCTGGTGCTGGCATTCATGGCTTTTTTGTTTCTGGGACTGGCTTTTCGCAAAATATCAAAGAGATTGGAGTAA